In a genomic window of Lathamus discolor isolate bLatDis1 chromosome 4, bLatDis1.hap1, whole genome shotgun sequence:
- the CHMP2B gene encoding charged multivesicular body protein 2b, whose protein sequence is MASLFKKKTVDDIIKEQNRELRGTQRAITRDRAALEKQEKQLELEIKKMAKTGNKEACKVLAKQLVQLRKQKNRTYAVSSKVTSMSTQTKVMNSQMKMAGAMSTTAKTMQTVNKKMDPQKTLQTMQNFQKENMKMEMTEEMINDTLDDIFDASDEEEESQDIVNQVLDEIGIEISGKMAKAPSAARGLPSASTSKAATISDEEIERQLKALGVD, encoded by the exons ATGGCCTCTCTCTTCAAGAAGAAGACTGTGGACG atatAATAAAGGAGCAAAATCGAGAGTTAAGAGGTACACAGAGGGCTATAACCAGAGATAGAGCAGCACTcgaaaaacaggaaaaacaactg GAactggaaataaagaaaatggctAAGACTGGTAACAAAGAAGCCTGCAAAGTGCTGGCAAAACAGCTTGTACAACTGCGGAAGCAGAAAAATCGAACTTATGCTGTTAGCTCTAAAGTCACTTCTATGTCAACTCAAACAAAGGTCATGAACTCTCAGATGAAGATGGCAGGAGCTATGTCAACTACAGCAAAG ACAATGCAAACAGTTAATAAGAAAATGGATCCACAAAAGACACTACAAACAATGCAGAatttccagaaggaaaacatgaagaTGGAAATGACTGAAGAAATGA TTAATGATACTCTGGATGATATTTTTGATGCTtctgatgaagaggaagaaagccaAGATATTGTTAACCAAGTGCTTGATGAGATAGGAATTGAAATCTCTGGAAAG ATGGCCAAAGCTCCGTCAGCTGCCAGAGGCTTGCCATCTGCATCAACATCAAAAGCTGCTACCATATCAGATGAAGAGATTGAACGGCAGCTCAAAGCTTTGGGAGTTGATTAG